In one window of Sphingomonas glaciei DNA:
- the rpmC gene encoding 50S ribosomal protein L29: MAKREDLSVATDDQLSTQLGDLKKEQFNLRFQAATNQLEKPSRVREVRRTIARIKTLQGQRSKNAASQG; encoded by the coding sequence ATGGCGAAGCGTGAAGACCTGTCGGTTGCAACCGACGACCAGCTGTCGACGCAGCTGGGCGACCTGAAGAAGGAGCAGTTCAACCTGCGCTTCCAGGCCGCCACCAACCAGCTCGAGAAGCCGAGCCGGGTGCGCGAGGTCCGCCGGACCATCGCCCGGATCAAGACCCTGCAAGGCCAGCGTTCGAAGAACGCGGCGTCGCAGGGCTGA
- the rpsQ gene encoding 30S ribosomal protein S17 translates to MPKRVLTGTVVSDKGDKTVVVRVERRVKHPLYGKIIKLSKKYHAHDEANAYSVGQQVRIEECAPLSKLKTWTVAGLVGEAKASDLAEAANV, encoded by the coding sequence ATGCCAAAGCGCGTCCTCACCGGCACCGTAGTGTCCGACAAGGGTGACAAGACCGTGGTGGTTCGTGTCGAGCGGCGGGTGAAGCACCCGTTGTACGGCAAGATCATCAAGCTGTCGAAGAAGTACCATGCTCACGACGAGGCGAATGCCTACAGCGTGGGTCAGCAGGTCCGCATTGAAGAATGCGCCCCGCTTTCGAAGCTCAAGACCTGGACCGTTGCCGGACTGGTGGGTGAGGCCAAGGCCTCCGACCTGGCCGAAGCGGCCAACGTCTGA
- the rplN gene encoding 50S ribosomal protein L14, translating to MIQMQSNLDVADNSGAKRVMCIKVLGGSKRRTASVGDIIVVSVKEAAPKGRVKKGDVHRAVIVRTAKDIRRPDGSVIRFDSNAAVLVNKNEEPIGTRIFGPVVRELRAKKHMKIISLAPEVL from the coding sequence ATGATCCAGATGCAGTCCAACCTGGACGTCGCTGACAACAGCGGTGCCAAGCGCGTCATGTGCATCAAGGTGCTCGGTGGCTCCAAGCGCCGCACCGCGAGCGTCGGCGACATCATCGTCGTTTCCGTCAAGGAAGCCGCGCCCAAGGGCCGCGTGAAGAAGGGCGACGTTCACCGCGCGGTCATCGTGCGTACCGCCAAGGACATTCGTCGTCCGGACGGTTCGGTGATCCGCTTCGACAGCAATGCCGCCGTGCTGGTCAACAAGAACGAGGAGCCGATCGGCACTCGTATCTTCGGGCCGGTGGTGCGCGAACTGCGCGCCAAGAAGCACATGAAGATCATCAGCCTTGCGCCGGAGGTGCTGTAA